In a genomic window of Sarcophilus harrisii chromosome 4, mSarHar1.11, whole genome shotgun sequence:
- the MTO1 gene encoding protein MTO1 homolog, mitochondrial isoform X1: MGGPRTIGGVMGRVHGALRPRAPRHDVSKDGGPLQSLSTIRSPLTLSSCSAPVTVLNRGDFCPALTMLPLGHWSCRVAARLSKQPLAISRSYGGPAGPHYDVVIIGGGHAGTEAAAAAARCGSRTLLLTHRVDTIGQMSCNPSFGGIGKGHLMREIDALDGLCSRICDQSGIHYKVLNRRKGPAVWGLRAQIDRKLYKQKMQEEILTTPLLTVKETAVEDLLLTEPDSDHPGKCRVSGVVLEDGSRVYAESVVLTTGTFLRGMILIGLEAYPAGRLGDQSSIGLAQTLENLGFVVGRLKTGTPPRIAKDSINFSILNKHMPDNPSVPFSFLSEAVWLRPEDQLPCYLTHTNSRVEQIVNENIHLNTHVKETTKGPRYCPSIESKVLRFPNRIHQVWLEPEGMDSDLIYPQGLSMTLPPNIQEQLITSIRGLEKAKIVQPGYGVQYDYLDPRQITPSLETHLVQRLFFAGQINGTTGYEEAAAQGIIAGINASLRVHGKPPFVVSRTEGYIGVLIDDLTTLGTSEPYRMFTSRVEFRVSLRPDNADSRLTFRGYSETGCVSQQRYNRASLMKSSLEEGIAVLKSLQFSSYKWKKMIPEAPVSTIKSEPQSALDILKYEEVDMAMLAKVLPEPLTKFAECQELMNRLKIEATYELSLILQQKEIEEVRRDEALQLPKDLDYLTIRDVSLSQEVREKLHSSRPQTIGAASRIPGITPAAIVNLLRFVKTTKHKKESADKLSLNDQYLSKRDRLQKIEL, from the exons ATGGGGGGTCCCAGGACCATTGGAGGCGTAATGGGGCGGGTTCACGGCGCCCTAAGGCCGCGCGCGCCGCGTCATGACGTCAGCAAAGATGGCGGCCCCCTGCAGTCTCTGAGTACTATTCGGTCGCCATTGACTCTGAGCAGCTGCAGTGCCCCCGTCACGGTTCTTAACAGGGGCGATTTCTGCCCCGCTCTCACCATGCTGCCGTTAGGCCACTGGAGTTGCCGGGTAGCGGCTCGCCTCAGCAAACAGCCCCTGGCGATCTCCCGCTCTTACGGAGGCCCTGCAGGGCCACACTACGACGTGGTGATCATTGGCGGGGGGCATGCGGGGACAGAGGCGGCGGCGGCCGCGGCTCGCTGCGGCTCGCGGACTCTGCTGCTTACGCACCGCGTAGACACTATCG GTCAGATGTCTTGTAATCCTTCCTTTGGAGGTATTGGGAAAGGTCATTTAATGAGGGAAATAGATGCCCTGGATGGTCTGTGTTCTCGGATCTGTGATCAGTCTGGTATACATTATAAAGTACTGAACCGACGTAAGGGACCAGCTGTATGGGGTCTCCGAGCTCAGATTGATAGAAAACTTTATAAGCAAAAGATGCAG GAGGAAATCTTGACTACGCCTCTGCTAACTGTTAAAGAGACGGCTGTGGAAGATCTTCTTCTTACGGAACCAGATTCAGACCACCCTGGAAAATGTCGTGTCAGTGGTGTTGTGCTAG AAGATGGAAGCAGAGTGTATGCTGAGAGTGTTGTCCTAACTACTGGCACATTTCTGAGAGGAATGATTCTAATTGGATTGGAAGCATATCCAGCAGGACGCCTAGGAGATCAGTCTTCTATTGGCTTGGCACAGACTCTGGAAAATTTGGGGTTTGTTGTGGGAAGGTTGAAGACAGGGACTCCACCCCGAATTGCCAAAGATTCTATTAATTTTAGTATTCTGAATAAGCACATGCCTGACAACCCATCTGTACCATTCAGCTTTCTCAGTGAAGCAGTTTGGCTTAGG cCAGAAGACCAGCTACCATGTTACTTAACACATACCAATTCAAGAGTTGAACAAATTGTTAATGAAAACATTCATCTTAATACTCATGTGAAAGAGACTACCAAAGGACCCCG ATACTGTCCTTCAATTGAGTCAAAGGTTTTACGTTTTCCAAACCGTATACATCAAGTGTGGTTGGAACCAGAAGGAATGGATTCTGATCTCATCTATCCACAAGGGCTTTCTATGACACTACCACCTAACATACAAGAACAGCTGATCACATCTATCAGAGGCTTGGAGAAAGCCAAGATTGTACAACCAG GTTATGGTGTTCAATATGATTATTTGGATCCCCGTCAGATCACTCCTTCTCTTGAAACCCATTTGGTTCAGCGACTTTTCTTTGCTGGACAAATAAATGGTACTACTGGTTATGAAGAAGCAGCCGCTCAA ggaATAATAGCTGGAATCAATGCCAGTCTTCGGGTCCATGGCAAACCTCCATTTGTCGTTAGTCGCACAGAGGGCTATATTGGAGTCTTGATTGATGACCTTACCACACTGGGTACCAGTGAACCATATCGAATGTTTACTAGCCGAGTAGAGTTCCGTGTCTCTCTCCGGCCTGATAATGCTGACAGCAGACTTACTTTCCGAG GCTACAGTGAAACTGGTTGTGTATCACAGCAGAGGTATAATCGAGCTTCTTTGATGAAATCTTCTTTAGAAGAAGGAATTGCTGTGCTGAAATCTCTCCAGTTTTCTAgctacaaatggaaaaaaatgattccAGAAGCCCCAGTAAGCACTATTAAAAGTGAGCCTCAAAG CGCTCTGGACATTTTGAAATATGAAGAAGTTGACATGGCAATGTTAGCCAAAGTTCTTCCAGAACCCTTGACAAAGTTTGCTGAATGTCAGGAACTAATGAACAGACTAAAAATAGAAG CCACTTATGAATTAAGTCTGATTCTTCAACAAAAGGAAATAGAGGAAGTTCGACGAGATGAAGCCCTTCAGCTCCCAAAAGATCTGGATTATTTGACTATCAGAGATGTTTCCTTGTCCCAAGAAGTTCGAGAAAAGCTACATTCTAGTCGCCCACAAACA atTGGAGCCGCTAGTCGAATACCTGGAATAACTCCTGCTGCTATTGTTAATCTTCTGAGATTTGTAAAGACTACTAAGCACAAAAAGGAATCTGCAGATAAACTATCTCTAAATGATCAATActtaagtaagagagatagaCTTCAGAAGATagaattatag
- the MTO1 gene encoding protein MTO1 homolog, mitochondrial isoform X2, which yields MGGPRTIGGVMGRVHGALRPRAPRHDVSKDGGPLQSLSTIRSPLTLSSCSAPVTVLNRGDFCPALTMLPLGHWSCRVAARLSKQPLAISRSYGGPAGPHYDVVIIGGGHAGTEAAAAAARCGSRTLLLTHRVDTIGQMSCNPSFGGIGKGHLMREIDALDGLCSRICDQSGIHYKVLNRRKGPAVWGLRAQIDRKLYKQKMQEEILTTPLLTVKETAVEDLLLTEPDSDHPGKCRVSGVVLEDGSRVYAESVVLTTGTFLRGMILIGLEAYPAGRLGDQSSIGLAQTLENLGFVVGRLKTGTPPRIAKDSINFSILNKHMPDNPSVPFSFLSEAVWLRPEDQLPCYLTHTNSRVEQIVNENIHLNTHVKETTKGPRYCPSIESKVLRFPNRIHQVWLEPEGMDSDLIYPQGLSMTLPPNIQEQLITSIRGLEKAKIVQPGYGVQYDYLDPRQITPSLETHLVQRLFFAGQINGTTGYEEAAAQGIIAGINASLRVHGKPPFVVSRTEGYIGVLIDDLTTLGTSEPYRMFTSRVEFRVSLRPDNADSRLTFRGYSETGCVSQQRYNRASLMKSSLEEGIAVLKSLQFSSYKWKKMIPEAPVSTIKSEPQR from the exons ATGGGGGGTCCCAGGACCATTGGAGGCGTAATGGGGCGGGTTCACGGCGCCCTAAGGCCGCGCGCGCCGCGTCATGACGTCAGCAAAGATGGCGGCCCCCTGCAGTCTCTGAGTACTATTCGGTCGCCATTGACTCTGAGCAGCTGCAGTGCCCCCGTCACGGTTCTTAACAGGGGCGATTTCTGCCCCGCTCTCACCATGCTGCCGTTAGGCCACTGGAGTTGCCGGGTAGCGGCTCGCCTCAGCAAACAGCCCCTGGCGATCTCCCGCTCTTACGGAGGCCCTGCAGGGCCACACTACGACGTGGTGATCATTGGCGGGGGGCATGCGGGGACAGAGGCGGCGGCGGCCGCGGCTCGCTGCGGCTCGCGGACTCTGCTGCTTACGCACCGCGTAGACACTATCG GTCAGATGTCTTGTAATCCTTCCTTTGGAGGTATTGGGAAAGGTCATTTAATGAGGGAAATAGATGCCCTGGATGGTCTGTGTTCTCGGATCTGTGATCAGTCTGGTATACATTATAAAGTACTGAACCGACGTAAGGGACCAGCTGTATGGGGTCTCCGAGCTCAGATTGATAGAAAACTTTATAAGCAAAAGATGCAG GAGGAAATCTTGACTACGCCTCTGCTAACTGTTAAAGAGACGGCTGTGGAAGATCTTCTTCTTACGGAACCAGATTCAGACCACCCTGGAAAATGTCGTGTCAGTGGTGTTGTGCTAG AAGATGGAAGCAGAGTGTATGCTGAGAGTGTTGTCCTAACTACTGGCACATTTCTGAGAGGAATGATTCTAATTGGATTGGAAGCATATCCAGCAGGACGCCTAGGAGATCAGTCTTCTATTGGCTTGGCACAGACTCTGGAAAATTTGGGGTTTGTTGTGGGAAGGTTGAAGACAGGGACTCCACCCCGAATTGCCAAAGATTCTATTAATTTTAGTATTCTGAATAAGCACATGCCTGACAACCCATCTGTACCATTCAGCTTTCTCAGTGAAGCAGTTTGGCTTAGG cCAGAAGACCAGCTACCATGTTACTTAACACATACCAATTCAAGAGTTGAACAAATTGTTAATGAAAACATTCATCTTAATACTCATGTGAAAGAGACTACCAAAGGACCCCG ATACTGTCCTTCAATTGAGTCAAAGGTTTTACGTTTTCCAAACCGTATACATCAAGTGTGGTTGGAACCAGAAGGAATGGATTCTGATCTCATCTATCCACAAGGGCTTTCTATGACACTACCACCTAACATACAAGAACAGCTGATCACATCTATCAGAGGCTTGGAGAAAGCCAAGATTGTACAACCAG GTTATGGTGTTCAATATGATTATTTGGATCCCCGTCAGATCACTCCTTCTCTTGAAACCCATTTGGTTCAGCGACTTTTCTTTGCTGGACAAATAAATGGTACTACTGGTTATGAAGAAGCAGCCGCTCAA ggaATAATAGCTGGAATCAATGCCAGTCTTCGGGTCCATGGCAAACCTCCATTTGTCGTTAGTCGCACAGAGGGCTATATTGGAGTCTTGATTGATGACCTTACCACACTGGGTACCAGTGAACCATATCGAATGTTTACTAGCCGAGTAGAGTTCCGTGTCTCTCTCCGGCCTGATAATGCTGACAGCAGACTTACTTTCCGAG GCTACAGTGAAACTGGTTGTGTATCACAGCAGAGGTATAATCGAGCTTCTTTGATGAAATCTTCTTTAGAAGAAGGAATTGCTGTGCTGAAATCTCTCCAGTTTTCTAgctacaaatggaaaaaaatgattccAGAAGCCCCAGTAAGCACTATTAAAAGTGAGCCTCAAAG atga